A portion of the Cygnus olor isolate bCygOlo1 chromosome 15, bCygOlo1.pri.v2, whole genome shotgun sequence genome contains these proteins:
- the LOC121078304 gene encoding ankyrin repeat and fibronectin type-III domain-containing protein 1-like isoform X6, which translates to MLRAGVLIGLQKLVQEKRDFFKGHQCQRQVWRLSPAPCTWLRCPKSLGSADKKDFYQPKSSSPKMTQQMRDLQLAQARKPPGPSSPNAAKRLYRNLSGKFRVNYTSFDEGSLAGRGEKEKLRKSYLFQSNAALFEAVELQDLDRVQELLKQYSPEELDLNTPNSEGLLPLDIAIMTNNAPIARALLQAGAKESPHFVSLESRSLHLSTLLREAEQRVNELTAQVVNEAPNADCSEKEKQLKAWEWRYRLYKRMKAGFEHARVPDPPSNVHLSVASSSSVQVTFWEPLSVNSAVVTKYKVEWSCSPTFSPLLGEAVVDKLKSLHFTIRGLASGTAYYVQVSAYNMKGWGPPQASVPPFAIPSNWREYDGRAPRRRGQAEALDHLLGQVKTAHQHCVCHEPCKNQPQSRKHSVSKSLKHLFHAGSKFLKTLKRGLYLTAIFYKDDNILVTHEDQIPVVEIDDTYSCLLMQDFLWFTKVSCMWDEILWLRQCVTVSQSSCSCILQTRFKMLLAISQMQGLLGIQDLGQVFFEPIKDKQGNILIVTLKEVKTNQTFESVRWVPICKLQTSRKSVSSPEEPTALDTLLISVQDKLAYHQRSSHALSPGLYLGYLKLCSAVDQIRVLVPEQLPNILCHVKIRSNPNISREEWEWLQKMASMEEPVSAEPEAETSQNHLFQELQAAIKELMTLVNIPLQEAKDFRLYSQEVLDFGGQVSFLLLLPPSDDVCTAPGQNNPYTPQSGFLTLPLQIFELVHFFTYDREFIMQYCQVSALLELESLLSQQSLREAFSDAELSTAKQRHQQVQDYIQQMEEIWREMRWIMDALQHARYKQPSCGVSLSGFLSTSSSAMKEKTQSSSSHLDFLPSPAPSPETSRKLNSDLHGLSDEEGSSEVFLATDSDYDSSRAQSPKELDLVSSSSGTECCSRRATRSLRDSAPDVLQSHELQPVPLPLPEPRPPPELYDSDFVLPSRQIELLRITEKRQAYCVRTSSLDFPKPLCPVARKSCPGSVDSSPTESRTPGGHGSQLRLGTGSAPSPERSRTRSAEWTPSFQEPLEQPGCLADRGKKPGSVTLRVCPQYETGLSKETSVKLHITSQTSAGEVVKLVVLEMNDVSRGVLGGSAAFCYGEEQLEHFGLVFASEESERWLPDDFLPLSLHTARPEGRFYVRIKETSPLVLQFGPATTV; encoded by the exons GTCATCCTCTCCCAAAATGACGCAGCAGATGCGGGACCTGCAGCTGGCACAGGCCAGGAAGCCGCCGGGCCCTTCCTCGCCGAACGCGGCCAAAAGGCTCTACCGAAACCTCTCGGGGAAGTTCCGAGTCAACTACACGTCCTTTGATGAGGGCAGCCTGGCAGGACGGGGCGAGAAGGAGAAGCTCCGCAAGTCCTACCTG TTCCAGAGCAATGCTGCGCTCTTCGAGGCCGTGGAGCTGCAGGACCTGGACcgggtgcaggagctgctgaagcagTACAGCCCCGAGGAGCTGGACCTCAACACCCCCAACAGCGAGGGGCTGCTGCCCCTGGACATCGCCATCATGACCAACAACGCTCCCATCGCcagggccctgctgcaggcaggagcaaaGGAGAGCCCGCACT TTGTCAGCCTGGAGAGCCGCTCGCTGCACCTCTCCACGCTGCTGCGGGAAGCGGAGCAGCGCGTCAACGAGCTGACGGCGCAGGTGGTGAACGAGGCACCCAACGCCGACTGCTCcgagaaggagaagcagctcaAGGCCTGGGAGTGGCGATACCGGCTGTACAAGCGCATGAAGGCAGGCTTTGAGCATGCCC GAGTGCCGGACCCCCCCAGCAATGTGCACCTCTCAGTGGCCAGCAGCTCCTCGGTGCAGGTGACCTTCTGGGAGCCCCTGAGTGTCAACTCGGCCGTTGTCACCAAATACAAGG TGGAGTGGAGCTGCTCCCCCACCTTCTCACCGCTGCTGGGGGAGGCCGTGGTGGACAAGCTGAAGAGCCTGCACTTCACCATCCGGGGGCTGGCGTCG GGCACAGCTTACTACGTCCAGGTGTCTGCCTACAACATGAAAGGCTGGGGTCCCCCCCAAGCCTCAGTGCCCCCCTTCGCCATCCCTTCCA ACTGGAGGGAGTACGacggccgggccccgcggcgcAGGGGCCAGGCTGAAGCTCTGGACCACCTGCTGGGCCAGGTGAAGACCGCCCACCAGCACTGCGTGTGCCACG AGCCCTGCAAGAACCAGCCCCAGAGCAGGAAGCACTCGGTCTCCAAGAGCCTCAAACACCTCTTCCACGCTGGCAGCAAGTTCCTCAAGACACTGAAGCG GGGCCTCTACCTGACAGCCATCTTCTACAAGGACGACAACATCCTGGTGACCCACGAAGACCAGATCCCAGTGGTGGAGATCGATGACACCTACTCGTGCCTGCTCATGCAGGATTTCCTTTGGTTCACCAAG gtgtCGTGCATGTGGGACGAGATCCTGTGGCTGCGGCAGTGCGTCACCGTCTCCCAGTCGTCCTGCTCCTGCATCCTGCAGACGCGCTTCAAGATGCTGCTGGCCATCTCGCAAATGCAG gggctgctgggcatCCAGGACCTGGGGCAGGTCTTCTTTGAGCCCATCAAAGACAAGCAGGGCAACATCCTCATCGTCACCCTGAAGGAGGTGAAGACCAACCAGACCTTCGAGAGTGTCCGCTGGGTTCCCATCTGCAAGCTGCAGACAAGCCGCAAGTCCGTGTCGTCCCCGGAGGAGCCCACTGCCCTGGACACGCTGCTCATCTCCGTGCAG GACAAGCTGGCTTACCACCAGCGGAGCAGCCATGCCCTTTCCCCGGGCCTCTACCTGGGCTACCTGAAGCTCTGCAGCGCCGTGGACCAGATCCGGGTGCTGGTGCCGGAGCAGCTCCCCAACATCTTGTGCCACGTGAAGATCCGCTCCAACCCCAACATCTCCAG GgaggagtgggaatggctgcagAAGATGGCCAGCATGGAGGAGCCCGTTTCTGCGGAGCCAGAGGCTGAGACATCCCAAAACCACTTGTTCCAGGAGCTCCAGGCGGCCATCAAGGAGCTGATGACCCTGGTCAACATCCCATTGCAAGAG GCCAAAGATTTCCGTCTATACAGCCAAGAGGTGCTGGACTTTGGGGGCCAGgtctccttcctgctgctgctgcctccctcagatgaTGTCTGCACGGCGCCAGGCCAGAACAACCCCTACACCCCTCAGTCTGGCTTCCTCACGCTGCCGCTGCAGATCTTTGAGCTGG TGCACTTCTTCACATACGACCGGGAGTTCATCATGCAGTACTGCCAGGTGTCTGCCCTCCTGGAGCTGGAGTCGCTCCTCTCGCAGCAGAGCCTCAGGGAAGCCTTCTCTGACGCCGAGCTCTCCACGGCGAAGCAGAGGCACCAGCAGGTGCAGGACTACATCCAG CAAATGGAGGAGATATGGCGTGAGATGCGCTGGATTATGGATGCCCTGCAGCACGCCCGGTACAAGCAGCCTTCCTGTGGGGTGTCCCTCAGCGGGTTCCTCAGCACCTCGAGTAGTGCCATGAAGGAGAAGACCCAATCCTCCTCGTCCCACCTCgacttccttccctccccagcaccctcacCAGAGACCAGCCGTAAGCTCAACTCCG ACCTGCACGGGCTGTCGGACGAGGAGGGCTCCTCTGAGGTGTTCCTGGCCACCGACAGTGACTACGACTCCAGCAGGGCGCAGAGCCCAAAGGAGCTCGACCTGGTGTCCTCCTCCTCGGGGACGGAGTGCTGTAGCAGGAGGGCGACCCGCAGCCTGCGGGACAGCGCCCCGGACGTCCTGCAGAGCCACGAGCTCCAGCCGGTGCCGTTGCCCCTGCCGgagccccggccgccccccgaGCTCTACGACAGCGACTTTGTCCTGCCCAGCCGGCAGATCGAGCTGCTGCGCATCACGGAGAAGCGGCAGGCGTACTGCGTCCGAACCAGCAGCTTGGACTTCCCCAAGCCGCTCTGCCCGGTGGCCAGGAAGTCCTGCCCCGGCTCTGTTGACAGCTCCCCGACGGAGAGCAGGACCCCCGGCGGCCACGGCAGCCAGCTCAGGCTGGGGACTGGCTCTGCACCCAGCCCCGAGCGCAGCCGGACGCGCTCGGCTGAGTGGACTCCGAGCTTCCAGGAGCCACTGGAGCAGCCCGGGTGCTTGGCCGACCGTGGGAAGAAGCCGGGCTCTGTCACCTTGCGGGTCTGCCCTCAGTACGAAACCGGACTCTCCAAAGAGACCAGTGTCAAG ctgcacatCACCAGCCAGACGTCGGCCGGGGAGGTGGTGAagctggtggtgctggagaTGAACGACGTCTCCCGCGGCGTGCTGGGTGGCTCGGCCGCCTTCTGCTACGgcgaggagcagctggagcactTCGGACTGGTGTTCGCCTCCGAGGAGAGCGAGCGGTGGCTGCCCGATGACttcctgcccctgtccctgcacaCCGCCCGGCCCGAGGGGCGCTTCTACGTCCGCATCAAGGAGACGTCCCCCCTGGTGCTGCAGTTCGGGCCCGCCACCACCGTATGA
- the LOC121078304 gene encoding ankyrin repeat and fibronectin type-III domain-containing protein 1-like isoform X9 gives MCALLCSACCAWSLGSADKKDFYQPKSESSLSRFAHRLSVKQKQEKRRKAEYASAELSAFRPRSLSIEWSSSPKMTQQMRDLQLAQARKPPGPSSPNAAKRLYRNLSGKFRVNYTSFDEGSLAGRGEKEKLRKSYLFQSNAALFEAVELQDLDRVQELLKQYSPEELDLNTPNSEGLLPLDIAIMTNNAPIARALLQAGAKESPHFVSLESRSLHLSTLLREAEQRVNELTAQVVNEAPNADCSEKEKQLKAWEWRYRLYKRMKAGFEHARVPDPPSNVHLSVASSSSVQVTFWEPLSVNSAVVTKYKVEWSCSPTFSPLLGEAVVDKLKSLHFTIRGLASGTAYYVQVSAYNMKGWGPPQASVPPFAIPSNWREYDGRAPRRRGQAEALDHLLGQVKTAHQHCVCHEPCKNQPQSRKHSVSKSLKHLFHAGSKFLKTLKRGLYLTAIFYKDDNILVTHEDQIPVVEIDDTYSCLLMQDFLWFTKVSCMWDEILWLRQCVTVSQSSCSCILQTRFKMLLAISQMQGLLGIQDLGQVFFEPIKDKQGNILIVTLKEVKTNQTFESVRWVPICKLQTSRKSVSSPEEPTALDTLLISVQDKLAYHQRSSHALSPGLYLGYLKLCSAVDQIRVLVPEQLPNILCHVKIRSNPNISREEWEWLQKMASMEEPVSAEPEAETSQNHLFQELQAAIKELMTLVNIPLQEAKDFRLYSQEVLDFGGQVSFLLLLPPSDDVCTAPGQNNPYTPQSGFLTLPLQIFELVHFFTYDREFIMQYCQVSALLELESLLSQQSLREAFSDAELSTAKQRHQQVQDYIQQMEEIWREMRWIMDALQHARYKQPSCGVSLSGFLSTSSSAMKEKTQSSSSHLDFLPSPAPSPETSRKLNSDLHGLSDEEGSSEVFLATDSDYDSSRAQSPKELDLVSSSSGTECCSRRATRSLRDSAPDVLQSHELQPVPLPLPEPRPPPELYDSDFVLPSRQIELLRITEKRQAYCVRTSSLDFPKPLCPVARKSCPGSVDSSPTESRTPGGHGSQLRLGTGSAPSPERSRTRSAEWTPSFQEPLEQPGCLADRGKKPGSVTLRVCPQYETGLSKETSVKLHITSQTSAGEVVKLVVLEMNDVSRGVLGGSAAFCYGEEQLEHFGLVFASEESERWLPDDFLPLSLHTARPEGRFYVRIKETSPLVLQFGPATTV, from the exons GTCATCCTCTCCCAAAATGACGCAGCAGATGCGGGACCTGCAGCTGGCACAGGCCAGGAAGCCGCCGGGCCCTTCCTCGCCGAACGCGGCCAAAAGGCTCTACCGAAACCTCTCGGGGAAGTTCCGAGTCAACTACACGTCCTTTGATGAGGGCAGCCTGGCAGGACGGGGCGAGAAGGAGAAGCTCCGCAAGTCCTACCTG TTCCAGAGCAATGCTGCGCTCTTCGAGGCCGTGGAGCTGCAGGACCTGGACcgggtgcaggagctgctgaagcagTACAGCCCCGAGGAGCTGGACCTCAACACCCCCAACAGCGAGGGGCTGCTGCCCCTGGACATCGCCATCATGACCAACAACGCTCCCATCGCcagggccctgctgcaggcaggagcaaaGGAGAGCCCGCACT TTGTCAGCCTGGAGAGCCGCTCGCTGCACCTCTCCACGCTGCTGCGGGAAGCGGAGCAGCGCGTCAACGAGCTGACGGCGCAGGTGGTGAACGAGGCACCCAACGCCGACTGCTCcgagaaggagaagcagctcaAGGCCTGGGAGTGGCGATACCGGCTGTACAAGCGCATGAAGGCAGGCTTTGAGCATGCCC GAGTGCCGGACCCCCCCAGCAATGTGCACCTCTCAGTGGCCAGCAGCTCCTCGGTGCAGGTGACCTTCTGGGAGCCCCTGAGTGTCAACTCGGCCGTTGTCACCAAATACAAGG TGGAGTGGAGCTGCTCCCCCACCTTCTCACCGCTGCTGGGGGAGGCCGTGGTGGACAAGCTGAAGAGCCTGCACTTCACCATCCGGGGGCTGGCGTCG GGCACAGCTTACTACGTCCAGGTGTCTGCCTACAACATGAAAGGCTGGGGTCCCCCCCAAGCCTCAGTGCCCCCCTTCGCCATCCCTTCCA ACTGGAGGGAGTACGacggccgggccccgcggcgcAGGGGCCAGGCTGAAGCTCTGGACCACCTGCTGGGCCAGGTGAAGACCGCCCACCAGCACTGCGTGTGCCACG AGCCCTGCAAGAACCAGCCCCAGAGCAGGAAGCACTCGGTCTCCAAGAGCCTCAAACACCTCTTCCACGCTGGCAGCAAGTTCCTCAAGACACTGAAGCG GGGCCTCTACCTGACAGCCATCTTCTACAAGGACGACAACATCCTGGTGACCCACGAAGACCAGATCCCAGTGGTGGAGATCGATGACACCTACTCGTGCCTGCTCATGCAGGATTTCCTTTGGTTCACCAAG gtgtCGTGCATGTGGGACGAGATCCTGTGGCTGCGGCAGTGCGTCACCGTCTCCCAGTCGTCCTGCTCCTGCATCCTGCAGACGCGCTTCAAGATGCTGCTGGCCATCTCGCAAATGCAG gggctgctgggcatCCAGGACCTGGGGCAGGTCTTCTTTGAGCCCATCAAAGACAAGCAGGGCAACATCCTCATCGTCACCCTGAAGGAGGTGAAGACCAACCAGACCTTCGAGAGTGTCCGCTGGGTTCCCATCTGCAAGCTGCAGACAAGCCGCAAGTCCGTGTCGTCCCCGGAGGAGCCCACTGCCCTGGACACGCTGCTCATCTCCGTGCAG GACAAGCTGGCTTACCACCAGCGGAGCAGCCATGCCCTTTCCCCGGGCCTCTACCTGGGCTACCTGAAGCTCTGCAGCGCCGTGGACCAGATCCGGGTGCTGGTGCCGGAGCAGCTCCCCAACATCTTGTGCCACGTGAAGATCCGCTCCAACCCCAACATCTCCAG GgaggagtgggaatggctgcagAAGATGGCCAGCATGGAGGAGCCCGTTTCTGCGGAGCCAGAGGCTGAGACATCCCAAAACCACTTGTTCCAGGAGCTCCAGGCGGCCATCAAGGAGCTGATGACCCTGGTCAACATCCCATTGCAAGAG GCCAAAGATTTCCGTCTATACAGCCAAGAGGTGCTGGACTTTGGGGGCCAGgtctccttcctgctgctgctgcctccctcagatgaTGTCTGCACGGCGCCAGGCCAGAACAACCCCTACACCCCTCAGTCTGGCTTCCTCACGCTGCCGCTGCAGATCTTTGAGCTGG TGCACTTCTTCACATACGACCGGGAGTTCATCATGCAGTACTGCCAGGTGTCTGCCCTCCTGGAGCTGGAGTCGCTCCTCTCGCAGCAGAGCCTCAGGGAAGCCTTCTCTGACGCCGAGCTCTCCACGGCGAAGCAGAGGCACCAGCAGGTGCAGGACTACATCCAG CAAATGGAGGAGATATGGCGTGAGATGCGCTGGATTATGGATGCCCTGCAGCACGCCCGGTACAAGCAGCCTTCCTGTGGGGTGTCCCTCAGCGGGTTCCTCAGCACCTCGAGTAGTGCCATGAAGGAGAAGACCCAATCCTCCTCGTCCCACCTCgacttccttccctccccagcaccctcacCAGAGACCAGCCGTAAGCTCAACTCCG ACCTGCACGGGCTGTCGGACGAGGAGGGCTCCTCTGAGGTGTTCCTGGCCACCGACAGTGACTACGACTCCAGCAGGGCGCAGAGCCCAAAGGAGCTCGACCTGGTGTCCTCCTCCTCGGGGACGGAGTGCTGTAGCAGGAGGGCGACCCGCAGCCTGCGGGACAGCGCCCCGGACGTCCTGCAGAGCCACGAGCTCCAGCCGGTGCCGTTGCCCCTGCCGgagccccggccgccccccgaGCTCTACGACAGCGACTTTGTCCTGCCCAGCCGGCAGATCGAGCTGCTGCGCATCACGGAGAAGCGGCAGGCGTACTGCGTCCGAACCAGCAGCTTGGACTTCCCCAAGCCGCTCTGCCCGGTGGCCAGGAAGTCCTGCCCCGGCTCTGTTGACAGCTCCCCGACGGAGAGCAGGACCCCCGGCGGCCACGGCAGCCAGCTCAGGCTGGGGACTGGCTCTGCACCCAGCCCCGAGCGCAGCCGGACGCGCTCGGCTGAGTGGACTCCGAGCTTCCAGGAGCCACTGGAGCAGCCCGGGTGCTTGGCCGACCGTGGGAAGAAGCCGGGCTCTGTCACCTTGCGGGTCTGCCCTCAGTACGAAACCGGACTCTCCAAAGAGACCAGTGTCAAG ctgcacatCACCAGCCAGACGTCGGCCGGGGAGGTGGTGAagctggtggtgctggagaTGAACGACGTCTCCCGCGGCGTGCTGGGTGGCTCGGCCGCCTTCTGCTACGgcgaggagcagctggagcactTCGGACTGGTGTTCGCCTCCGAGGAGAGCGAGCGGTGGCTGCCCGATGACttcctgcccctgtccctgcacaCCGCCCGGCCCGAGGGGCGCTTCTACGTCCGCATCAAGGAGACGTCCCCCCTGGTGCTGCAGTTCGGGCCCGCCACCACCGTATGA
- the LOC121078304 gene encoding ankyrin repeat and fibronectin type-III domain-containing protein 1-like isoform X10, which produces MSLGSADKKDFYQPKSESSLSRFAHRLSVKQKQEKRRKAEYASAELSAFRPRSLSIEWSSSPKMTQQMRDLQLAQARKPPGPSSPNAAKRLYRNLSGKFRVNYTSFDEGSLAGRGEKEKLRKSYLFQSNAALFEAVELQDLDRVQELLKQYSPEELDLNTPNSEGLLPLDIAIMTNNAPIARALLQAGAKESPHFVSLESRSLHLSTLLREAEQRVNELTAQVVNEAPNADCSEKEKQLKAWEWRYRLYKRMKAGFEHARVPDPPSNVHLSVASSSSVQVTFWEPLSVNSAVVTKYKVEWSCSPTFSPLLGEAVVDKLKSLHFTIRGLASGTAYYVQVSAYNMKGWGPPQASVPPFAIPSNWREYDGRAPRRRGQAEALDHLLGQVKTAHQHCVCHEPCKNQPQSRKHSVSKSLKHLFHAGSKFLKTLKRGLYLTAIFYKDDNILVTHEDQIPVVEIDDTYSCLLMQDFLWFTKVSCMWDEILWLRQCVTVSQSSCSCILQTRFKMLLAISQMQGLLGIQDLGQVFFEPIKDKQGNILIVTLKEVKTNQTFESVRWVPICKLQTSRKSVSSPEEPTALDTLLISVQDKLAYHQRSSHALSPGLYLGYLKLCSAVDQIRVLVPEQLPNILCHVKIRSNPNISREEWEWLQKMASMEEPVSAEPEAETSQNHLFQELQAAIKELMTLVNIPLQEAKDFRLYSQEVLDFGGQVSFLLLLPPSDDVCTAPGQNNPYTPQSGFLTLPLQIFELVHFFTYDREFIMQYCQVSALLELESLLSQQSLREAFSDAELSTAKQRHQQVQDYIQQMEEIWREMRWIMDALQHARYKQPSCGVSLSGFLSTSSSAMKEKTQSSSSHLDFLPSPAPSPETSRKLNSDLHGLSDEEGSSEVFLATDSDYDSSRAQSPKELDLVSSSSGTECCSRRATRSLRDSAPDVLQSHELQPVPLPLPEPRPPPELYDSDFVLPSRQIELLRITEKRQAYCVRTSSLDFPKPLCPVARKSCPGSVDSSPTESRTPGGHGSQLRLGTGSAPSPERSRTRSAEWTPSFQEPLEQPGCLADRGKKPGSVTLRVCPQYETGLSKETSVKLHITSQTSAGEVVKLVVLEMNDVSRGVLGGSAAFCYGEEQLEHFGLVFASEESERWLPDDFLPLSLHTARPEGRFYVRIKETSPLVLQFGPATTV; this is translated from the exons GTCATCCTCTCCCAAAATGACGCAGCAGATGCGGGACCTGCAGCTGGCACAGGCCAGGAAGCCGCCGGGCCCTTCCTCGCCGAACGCGGCCAAAAGGCTCTACCGAAACCTCTCGGGGAAGTTCCGAGTCAACTACACGTCCTTTGATGAGGGCAGCCTGGCAGGACGGGGCGAGAAGGAGAAGCTCCGCAAGTCCTACCTG TTCCAGAGCAATGCTGCGCTCTTCGAGGCCGTGGAGCTGCAGGACCTGGACcgggtgcaggagctgctgaagcagTACAGCCCCGAGGAGCTGGACCTCAACACCCCCAACAGCGAGGGGCTGCTGCCCCTGGACATCGCCATCATGACCAACAACGCTCCCATCGCcagggccctgctgcaggcaggagcaaaGGAGAGCCCGCACT TTGTCAGCCTGGAGAGCCGCTCGCTGCACCTCTCCACGCTGCTGCGGGAAGCGGAGCAGCGCGTCAACGAGCTGACGGCGCAGGTGGTGAACGAGGCACCCAACGCCGACTGCTCcgagaaggagaagcagctcaAGGCCTGGGAGTGGCGATACCGGCTGTACAAGCGCATGAAGGCAGGCTTTGAGCATGCCC GAGTGCCGGACCCCCCCAGCAATGTGCACCTCTCAGTGGCCAGCAGCTCCTCGGTGCAGGTGACCTTCTGGGAGCCCCTGAGTGTCAACTCGGCCGTTGTCACCAAATACAAGG TGGAGTGGAGCTGCTCCCCCACCTTCTCACCGCTGCTGGGGGAGGCCGTGGTGGACAAGCTGAAGAGCCTGCACTTCACCATCCGGGGGCTGGCGTCG GGCACAGCTTACTACGTCCAGGTGTCTGCCTACAACATGAAAGGCTGGGGTCCCCCCCAAGCCTCAGTGCCCCCCTTCGCCATCCCTTCCA ACTGGAGGGAGTACGacggccgggccccgcggcgcAGGGGCCAGGCTGAAGCTCTGGACCACCTGCTGGGCCAGGTGAAGACCGCCCACCAGCACTGCGTGTGCCACG AGCCCTGCAAGAACCAGCCCCAGAGCAGGAAGCACTCGGTCTCCAAGAGCCTCAAACACCTCTTCCACGCTGGCAGCAAGTTCCTCAAGACACTGAAGCG GGGCCTCTACCTGACAGCCATCTTCTACAAGGACGACAACATCCTGGTGACCCACGAAGACCAGATCCCAGTGGTGGAGATCGATGACACCTACTCGTGCCTGCTCATGCAGGATTTCCTTTGGTTCACCAAG gtgtCGTGCATGTGGGACGAGATCCTGTGGCTGCGGCAGTGCGTCACCGTCTCCCAGTCGTCCTGCTCCTGCATCCTGCAGACGCGCTTCAAGATGCTGCTGGCCATCTCGCAAATGCAG gggctgctgggcatCCAGGACCTGGGGCAGGTCTTCTTTGAGCCCATCAAAGACAAGCAGGGCAACATCCTCATCGTCACCCTGAAGGAGGTGAAGACCAACCAGACCTTCGAGAGTGTCCGCTGGGTTCCCATCTGCAAGCTGCAGACAAGCCGCAAGTCCGTGTCGTCCCCGGAGGAGCCCACTGCCCTGGACACGCTGCTCATCTCCGTGCAG GACAAGCTGGCTTACCACCAGCGGAGCAGCCATGCCCTTTCCCCGGGCCTCTACCTGGGCTACCTGAAGCTCTGCAGCGCCGTGGACCAGATCCGGGTGCTGGTGCCGGAGCAGCTCCCCAACATCTTGTGCCACGTGAAGATCCGCTCCAACCCCAACATCTCCAG GgaggagtgggaatggctgcagAAGATGGCCAGCATGGAGGAGCCCGTTTCTGCGGAGCCAGAGGCTGAGACATCCCAAAACCACTTGTTCCAGGAGCTCCAGGCGGCCATCAAGGAGCTGATGACCCTGGTCAACATCCCATTGCAAGAG GCCAAAGATTTCCGTCTATACAGCCAAGAGGTGCTGGACTTTGGGGGCCAGgtctccttcctgctgctgctgcctccctcagatgaTGTCTGCACGGCGCCAGGCCAGAACAACCCCTACACCCCTCAGTCTGGCTTCCTCACGCTGCCGCTGCAGATCTTTGAGCTGG TGCACTTCTTCACATACGACCGGGAGTTCATCATGCAGTACTGCCAGGTGTCTGCCCTCCTGGAGCTGGAGTCGCTCCTCTCGCAGCAGAGCCTCAGGGAAGCCTTCTCTGACGCCGAGCTCTCCACGGCGAAGCAGAGGCACCAGCAGGTGCAGGACTACATCCAG CAAATGGAGGAGATATGGCGTGAGATGCGCTGGATTATGGATGCCCTGCAGCACGCCCGGTACAAGCAGCCTTCCTGTGGGGTGTCCCTCAGCGGGTTCCTCAGCACCTCGAGTAGTGCCATGAAGGAGAAGACCCAATCCTCCTCGTCCCACCTCgacttccttccctccccagcaccctcacCAGAGACCAGCCGTAAGCTCAACTCCG ACCTGCACGGGCTGTCGGACGAGGAGGGCTCCTCTGAGGTGTTCCTGGCCACCGACAGTGACTACGACTCCAGCAGGGCGCAGAGCCCAAAGGAGCTCGACCTGGTGTCCTCCTCCTCGGGGACGGAGTGCTGTAGCAGGAGGGCGACCCGCAGCCTGCGGGACAGCGCCCCGGACGTCCTGCAGAGCCACGAGCTCCAGCCGGTGCCGTTGCCCCTGCCGgagccccggccgccccccgaGCTCTACGACAGCGACTTTGTCCTGCCCAGCCGGCAGATCGAGCTGCTGCGCATCACGGAGAAGCGGCAGGCGTACTGCGTCCGAACCAGCAGCTTGGACTTCCCCAAGCCGCTCTGCCCGGTGGCCAGGAAGTCCTGCCCCGGCTCTGTTGACAGCTCCCCGACGGAGAGCAGGACCCCCGGCGGCCACGGCAGCCAGCTCAGGCTGGGGACTGGCTCTGCACCCAGCCCCGAGCGCAGCCGGACGCGCTCGGCTGAGTGGACTCCGAGCTTCCAGGAGCCACTGGAGCAGCCCGGGTGCTTGGCCGACCGTGGGAAGAAGCCGGGCTCTGTCACCTTGCGGGTCTGCCCTCAGTACGAAACCGGACTCTCCAAAGAGACCAGTGTCAAG ctgcacatCACCAGCCAGACGTCGGCCGGGGAGGTGGTGAagctggtggtgctggagaTGAACGACGTCTCCCGCGGCGTGCTGGGTGGCTCGGCCGCCTTCTGCTACGgcgaggagcagctggagcactTCGGACTGGTGTTCGCCTCCGAGGAGAGCGAGCGGTGGCTGCCCGATGACttcctgcccctgtccctgcacaCCGCCCGGCCCGAGGGGCGCTTCTACGTCCGCATCAAGGAGACGTCCCCCCTGGTGCTGCAGTTCGGGCCCGCCACCACCGTATGA